From a region of the Calypte anna isolate BGI_N300 chromosome 4, bCalAnn1_v1.p, whole genome shotgun sequence genome:
- the DRP2 gene encoding dystrophin-related protein 2, with amino-acid sequence MNLCWNEIKKKSHSLRARLEAFSDHSGKLQVPLEEIIDWLGQKDEELSAQLPLRGDVVLVQQEKETHMAFMEEVKSRGPYIYSVLESAQAFLSQHPFEELEEPTSESKDVSPRQRIQNISRFVWKQANVASELWEKLTARCVDQHRHIERTLEQLLELKRAMEEISMALDQAESVCETWEPIGDLFIDSLLEHIQSTKLFKEELSPMKDGVKAANDLAHQLAISDVHLSMENSRTLEQINTRWKQLQASINERLKQLQDAHRDFGPGSQHFLSSSVQVPWERAISPNKVPYYINHQAQTTCWDHPKMTELYQTLADLNNIKFSAYRTAMKLRRVQKALRLDMVSLATALEIFNEHDLQPSNKAMDVVEVIHCLTTLYERLEEERGILVNVPLCVDMSLNWLLNVFDSGRSGKMRALSFKTGIACLCGTEVKEKFQYLFSQVANAGGLCDQRHLGILLHEAIQVPRQLGEVAAFGGSNVEPSIRSCFRFSNGKPAIEVSQFLEWANLEPQSMVWLAVLHRVTMSEQVKHQTKCSVCRQCPIKGFRYRSLKQFNVDICQTCFLTGRASKGNKLHYPIMEYYTPTTSSENMRDFATTLKNKFRSKQYFSKHPQRGYLPVQSILEADFSETPASSPMLPHADTHSRIEHFASRLAEMESQNCSFFSDSLSPDDSLDEDQYLLRHSSPITDREPGDSQYIPGSLNIEDKGELERILAHLEDENRILQGELRRLKWQHDEAVESPVLATDSPESVQDPCNDELLAEARILRQHKSRLETRMQILEDHNKQLESQLHRLRELLLQPPPQSDSNGSAASSLASSPHQSEGSQAKEKGYNIPDTKDADKVEAKTQEVSMCLEDIMEKLRSAFPNSQGTRMKSSSLALR; translated from the exons AGCACAGGCTTTCCTTTCCCAGCATCCATTTGAGGAATTAGAAGAACCaacttcagaaagcaaag ATGTCTCACCACGGCAGAGGATCCAAAACATCAGCCGCTTTGTCTGGAAACAGGCAAACGTGGCCAGCGAGCTGTGGGAGAAGCTCACGGCACGGTGCGTGGACCAGCACCGTCACATTGAACGGACACTGGAGCAGCTGCTAGAGCTTAAAAGGGCCATGGAGGAGATTAGCATGGCCCTGGACCAGGCTGAAAGTGTGTGTGAAACTTGGGAACCCATCGGGGACCTCTTCATTGACTCCTTGCTAGAGCATATCCAGTCAACCAAG CTGTTCAAAGAGGAGCTCTCTCCCATGAAGGATGGGGTGAAAGCAGCCAATGATCTTGCACACCAGCTTGCCATCTCAGATGTCCACCTGTCCATGGAGAACTCCCGTACTCTGGAGCAGATCAATACACGCTGGAAGCAGCTTCAG GCCTCCATAAATGAACGCCTGAAGCAGCTCCAAGATGCCCACCGGGACTTTGGACCAGGCTCCCAGCACTTTCTGTCCT CCTCTGTCCAGGTTCCCTGGGAGCGAGCCATATCCCCCAACAAAGTGCCCTACTACATCAA ccACCAGGCTCAGACAACATGCTGGGACCACCCAAAGATGACAGAATTGTATCAGACGCTGG CTGATTTGAATAACATCAAGTTCTCAGCATATCGAACTGCTATGAAACTACGACGGGTGCAGAAAGCCCTGCGAT TGGACATGGTGAGCCTGGCTACAGCCTTGGAAATCTTCAACGAGCATGACCTGCAGCCCAGCAACAAGGCGATGGATGTGGTGGAGGTCATCCactgcctgaccactctctacgagaggctggaggaggagcgAGGCATCCTGGTGAATGTGCCACTCTGTGTGGACATGAGCCTCAACTGGCTGCTGAATGTCTTTGATAG TGGCCGCAGCGGGAAGATGAGGGCTCTCTCCTTCAAGACGGGCATTGCATGTCTGTGTGGGACAGAGGTCAAGGAGAAGTTTCAGT ATCTCTTCAGCCAAGTGGCTAATGCTGGTGGACTCTGTGACCAGCGGCACCTTGGCATCCTGCTCCATGAGGCCATCCAGGTCCCACGCCAGCTGGGGGAGGTGGCAGCATTTGGGGGCAGCAACGTGGAGCCCAGCATCCGCAGCTGCTTCCGCTTT AGCAATGGGAAGCCTGCCATCGAGGTGTCCCAGTTCCTGGAGTGGGCCAATCTGGAGCCACAGTCCATGGTGTGGCTGGCCGTGCTGCACCGGGTGACCATGTCTGAGCAGGTGAAGCACCAGACCAAGTGCTCAGTCTGCCGGCAGTGCCCCATCAAGGGCTTCAG GTATCGGAGCCTGAAGCAGTTCAATGTGGATATCTGCCAGACTTGCTTCCTTACGGGACGAGCCAGCAAGGGCAACAAGCTGCACTACCCCATCATGGAATACTACACCCCA ACCACATCTAGTGAGAACATGAGAGACTTTGCCACAACACTGAAGAACAAGTTTCGGTCCAAGCAGTATTTCAGCAAGCACCCACAGAGAGGTTACCTGCCTGTCCAGTCCATACTTGAAGCTGACTTCTCTGAGAC ACCAGCCTCCTCCCCGATGTTACCACATGCTGACACCCACTCCCGGATCGAGCACTTTGCCAGCAG GCTTGCAGAGATGGAAAGCCAGAACTGTTCCTTCTTCAGTGACAGCCTGTCCCCTGATGATAGCCT GGATGAGGACCAATATCTGCTGCGTCATTCCAGCCCCATCACTGACAGAGAGCCTGGAGACAGCCAGTACATTCCAGGAAGCCTCAACATAGAAGATAAAGGAGAACTGGAGCGAATTCTGGCCCACTTAGAGGATGAAAATAG GATACTCCAGGGAGAGCTGAGACGTTTGAAGTGGCAGCATGATGAGGCAGTAGAGTCTCCAGTGCTGGCTACAGACTCCCCTGAGTCAGTGCAAGACCCATGTAATGATGAGCTCCTGGCAGAAGCACGAATCCTCCGGCAGCACAAGAGCCGTCTGGAGACACGGATGCAGATCCTGGAAGATCATAACAAGCAGCTGGAGTCCCAGCTGCACcggctgagggagctgctgctgcag CCTCCACCACAGTCAGATAGCAATGGTTCAGCAGCCTCTTCCTTGGCTTCCTCTCCACATCAGTCTGAAGGCAGCCAGGCAAAGGAGAAAGGTTACAACATCCCTGACACCAAAGATGCAG ACAAGGTGGAAGCCAAAACCCAGGAAGTTAGCATGTGTCTGGAAGACATCATGGAGAAGCTGCGGAGCGCCTTTCCCAACTCTCAAGGTACTCGAATGAAATCTTCCTCTCTGGCTCTCAGATGA